In a single window of the Anabas testudineus chromosome 19, fAnaTes1.2, whole genome shotgun sequence genome:
- the sgca gene encoding alpha-sarcoglycan isoform X2: MAGCGSWLFFLTVCVVFLFGANAEIKFTIPVGKFFTYELMRETFQNDFEPLSRIYAGHLYNDPMIFKCNKQNFPDLPEWLRLTQRHPYDNGFLYGTPTSPGKHTIEVYAYNKRSYETTRHILVFKVVAEKMLPYQAEFFIKLREIEKVLPSSVQDEIKQDLQKLWDTEDLEIVNITNALDRGGRVPLPLAGHYEGVFVKVGSEQYFSNCLLRVLTPEHQRQCTAVSRVKIPGGCNFCSVPSNCITWCKTELIDLTKQEPVPPAPTVGLGILEEGGDFNPPESPPSRDYFPDYIVTVIVPLIIAIILCLLLAYIMFGRREGVEKRNAKTNQIQLYHHYTIHGNTDDLRSMAGNRSVTPPLSTLPMFNSRTGERAPPLHSDSPSIPLIAAQHDPYSDTLPR; the protein is encoded by the exons ATGGCAGGCTGCGGGAGCTGGCTCTTCTTTTTAACAG tgtgtgttgtctttttgtttgggGCCAATGCCGAGATCAAATTTACCATTCCTGTGGGGAAGTTTTTTACGTATGAGCTGATGAGAGAGACTTTCCAGAATGATTTTGAACCTTTGTCAAGAATCTACG CCGGGCATTTGTACAATGACCCCATGATTTTTAAGTGCAACAAGCAGAATTTCCCAGACCTCCCAGAGTGGCTGCGCTTAACCCAAAGGCACCCCTATGATAATGGGTTCCTGTACGGCACGCCAACATCTCCAGGAAAACATACAATTGAG GTTTATGCATACAACAAACGGAGCTATGAGACAACCAGACACATACTCGTGTTCAAAGTCGTTGCAG AGAAGATGCTGCCCTATCAAGCTGAGTTCTTCATCAAGTTGAGGGAGATTGAGAAGGTGCTGCCCTCTTCTGTTCAGGATGAAATAAAGCAGGATTTACAGAAGCTGTGGGACACCGAGGACTTGGAAATTGTCAATATCACTAACGCCTTAGACCGTGGCGGCAGGGTTCCCCTCCCTCTTGCAGGACACTATGAAGG tgtgtttgtgaaggtGGGGTCGGAGCAGTACTTCTCAAATTGTCTCCTGAGGGTGCTGACACCCGAGCATCAGAGGCAGTGCACGGCAGTGTCCAGAGTCAAGATCCCAGGTGGCTGCAACTTCTGCAGCGTTCCCAGCAACTGTATCACCTGGTGCAAGACAGAGCTG ATTGATCTGACAAAGCAGGAGCCCGTTCCACCTGCTCCCACAGTGGGGTTGGGCATTCTGGAGGAAGGAGGCGACTTCAATCCTCCCGAGTCTCCCCCAAGCAGAGACTATTTCCCAGACTACATTGTGACAGTGATTGTGCCCCTGATCATCGCTATCAtcctgtgtctgctgctggCCTACATCATGTTTGGCAGACGAGAGGGAGT tgaaaaaagaaatgcaaagacAAACCA AATCCAGCTGTACCACCACTACACCATTCACGGGAACACTGACGATCTGAGGAGCATGGCTGGAAACCGAAGTGTTACTCCACCTTTGTCCACGCTGCCTATGTTCAACAGCCGGACTGGGGAGAGAGCTCCACCGCTGCACTCGGACAGCCCCAGTATCCCTCTCATCGCAGCCCAGCA TGATCCCTACAGTGACACGCTGCCCAGGTAA
- the sgca gene encoding alpha-sarcoglycan isoform X3 has product MRETFQNDFEPLSRIYAGHLYNDPMIFKCNKQNFPDLPEWLRLTQRHPYDNGFLYGTPTSPGKHTIEVYAYNKRSYETTRHILVFKVVAEKMLPYQAEFFIKLREIEKVLPSSVQDEIKQDLQKLWDTEDLEIVNITNALDRGGRVPLPLAGHYEGVFVKVGSEQYFSNCLLRVLTPEHQRQCTAVSRVKIPGGCNFCSVPSNCITWCKTELIDLTKQEPVPPAPTVGLGILEEGGDFNPPESPPSRDYFPDYIVTVIVPLIIAIILCLLLAYIMFGRREGVEKRNAKTNQIQLYHHYTIHGNTDDLRSMAGNRSVTPPLSTLPMFNSRTGERAPPLHSDSPSIPLIAAQHDPYSDTLPRK; this is encoded by the exons ATGAGAGAGACTTTCCAGAATGATTTTGAACCTTTGTCAAGAATCTACG CCGGGCATTTGTACAATGACCCCATGATTTTTAAGTGCAACAAGCAGAATTTCCCAGACCTCCCAGAGTGGCTGCGCTTAACCCAAAGGCACCCCTATGATAATGGGTTCCTGTACGGCACGCCAACATCTCCAGGAAAACATACAATTGAG GTTTATGCATACAACAAACGGAGCTATGAGACAACCAGACACATACTCGTGTTCAAAGTCGTTGCAG AGAAGATGCTGCCCTATCAAGCTGAGTTCTTCATCAAGTTGAGGGAGATTGAGAAGGTGCTGCCCTCTTCTGTTCAGGATGAAATAAAGCAGGATTTACAGAAGCTGTGGGACACCGAGGACTTGGAAATTGTCAATATCACTAACGCCTTAGACCGTGGCGGCAGGGTTCCCCTCCCTCTTGCAGGACACTATGAAGG tgtgtttgtgaaggtGGGGTCGGAGCAGTACTTCTCAAATTGTCTCCTGAGGGTGCTGACACCCGAGCATCAGAGGCAGTGCACGGCAGTGTCCAGAGTCAAGATCCCAGGTGGCTGCAACTTCTGCAGCGTTCCCAGCAACTGTATCACCTGGTGCAAGACAGAGCTG ATTGATCTGACAAAGCAGGAGCCCGTTCCACCTGCTCCCACAGTGGGGTTGGGCATTCTGGAGGAAGGAGGCGACTTCAATCCTCCCGAGTCTCCCCCAAGCAGAGACTATTTCCCAGACTACATTGTGACAGTGATTGTGCCCCTGATCATCGCTATCAtcctgtgtctgctgctggCCTACATCATGTTTGGCAGACGAGAGGGAGT tgaaaaaagaaatgcaaagacAAACCA AATCCAGCTGTACCACCACTACACCATTCACGGGAACACTGACGATCTGAGGAGCATGGCTGGAAACCGAAGTGTTACTCCACCTTTGTCCACGCTGCCTATGTTCAACAGCCGGACTGGGGAGAGAGCTCCACCGCTGCACTCGGACAGCCCCAGTATCCCTCTCATCGCAGCCCAGCA TGATCCCTACAGTGACACGCTGCCCAG gaaatAA
- the sgca gene encoding alpha-sarcoglycan isoform X1, translated as MAGCGSWLFFLTVCVVFLFGANAEIKFTIPVGKFFTYELMRETFQNDFEPLSRIYAGHLYNDPMIFKCNKQNFPDLPEWLRLTQRHPYDNGFLYGTPTSPGKHTIEVYAYNKRSYETTRHILVFKVVAEKMLPYQAEFFIKLREIEKVLPSSVQDEIKQDLQKLWDTEDLEIVNITNALDRGGRVPLPLAGHYEGVFVKVGSEQYFSNCLLRVLTPEHQRQCTAVSRVKIPGGCNFCSVPSNCITWCKTELIDLTKQEPVPPAPTVGLGILEEGGDFNPPESPPSRDYFPDYIVTVIVPLIIAIILCLLLAYIMFGRREGVEKRNAKTNQIQLYHHYTIHGNTDDLRSMAGNRSVTPPLSTLPMFNSRTGERAPPLHSDSPSIPLIAAQHDPYSDTLPRK; from the exons ATGGCAGGCTGCGGGAGCTGGCTCTTCTTTTTAACAG tgtgtgttgtctttttgtttgggGCCAATGCCGAGATCAAATTTACCATTCCTGTGGGGAAGTTTTTTACGTATGAGCTGATGAGAGAGACTTTCCAGAATGATTTTGAACCTTTGTCAAGAATCTACG CCGGGCATTTGTACAATGACCCCATGATTTTTAAGTGCAACAAGCAGAATTTCCCAGACCTCCCAGAGTGGCTGCGCTTAACCCAAAGGCACCCCTATGATAATGGGTTCCTGTACGGCACGCCAACATCTCCAGGAAAACATACAATTGAG GTTTATGCATACAACAAACGGAGCTATGAGACAACCAGACACATACTCGTGTTCAAAGTCGTTGCAG AGAAGATGCTGCCCTATCAAGCTGAGTTCTTCATCAAGTTGAGGGAGATTGAGAAGGTGCTGCCCTCTTCTGTTCAGGATGAAATAAAGCAGGATTTACAGAAGCTGTGGGACACCGAGGACTTGGAAATTGTCAATATCACTAACGCCTTAGACCGTGGCGGCAGGGTTCCCCTCCCTCTTGCAGGACACTATGAAGG tgtgtttgtgaaggtGGGGTCGGAGCAGTACTTCTCAAATTGTCTCCTGAGGGTGCTGACACCCGAGCATCAGAGGCAGTGCACGGCAGTGTCCAGAGTCAAGATCCCAGGTGGCTGCAACTTCTGCAGCGTTCCCAGCAACTGTATCACCTGGTGCAAGACAGAGCTG ATTGATCTGACAAAGCAGGAGCCCGTTCCACCTGCTCCCACAGTGGGGTTGGGCATTCTGGAGGAAGGAGGCGACTTCAATCCTCCCGAGTCTCCCCCAAGCAGAGACTATTTCCCAGACTACATTGTGACAGTGATTGTGCCCCTGATCATCGCTATCAtcctgtgtctgctgctggCCTACATCATGTTTGGCAGACGAGAGGGAGT tgaaaaaagaaatgcaaagacAAACCA AATCCAGCTGTACCACCACTACACCATTCACGGGAACACTGACGATCTGAGGAGCATGGCTGGAAACCGAAGTGTTACTCCACCTTTGTCCACGCTGCCTATGTTCAACAGCCGGACTGGGGAGAGAGCTCCACCGCTGCACTCGGACAGCCCCAGTATCCCTCTCATCGCAGCCCAGCA TGATCCCTACAGTGACACGCTGCCCAG gaaatAA